GAACGTATCAAGCGCAACAACACGCGGAAGGATCCGCCACCGGCCAGGCCACCACCGCTGCAAACGATACCGGGCGGTGGAACCGGTTCGAACATTCCCGATGCGGACCTGGGTGTCACCTACCGAAACAAGCAACCGTGTAAGAGCAGCGCTAGATGATTGAAAAAGCAGCAGAGCCCGTGAGAAAGGGACtggtttaaattatttaaaaaaaatcctctctTCCTTGACAGTTGCGAGTCCCTTTTCCGGGCCGGCAGTGCCGCCGATGCAGCAGGGAGCACAGCCGCTGGCTGCCGTCGCCCCGAGCCTGGGCAGTGCACTGCACCAGAAGCCGCGCAAGGTCAAGGGCATGGGCAAGCTGCAGAAGTCCGACATCGGGTCGCCGTCCAACTTCAAGCACGTGACGCACGTCGGCTGGGACCCGCACAGTGGCTTCGATTTGATCGGCGCGCAGGAATCGCTCAAACCGTTCCTCGAGAAGGCGGGCGTCGGGGATCAGCACGTAAGTgggcagccgccgccgccgttcgCACGGATGATGAAATTTATTCGTTTCCGTTTTTCCTTTCACGCAAATTTTTTTCCTCAACTGTCCGGACACGCTGTAAATCCCTTCCGCGCCTACCACAGCTGAAGGATCGCGATACGTGCGCGTTCATCTACGACTTCATCCAGACGAACAACGTGCTTGACACGGTCAAGTCGGAGCAGAGCAGCGGCCGCAAGCAGAAGCCTCCGGCGCCACCGCCCGTACCGGTTCGTACcactactacttctactactactaccaccccCCATACCGAGGCGCCACCGCCCGAAACGCCACCTTGCTCTTCCTCCCCTtcgcaccaccagcaccactcACCTgaccatcaacatcatcatccccaACAGCATCCGCCGCCGCCGAGCGTGCCGGGcggaaaccaccaccaccagaacGGGCAGACGCGCaatccgccgccgccgccgccgcaccgCACGCTGCCGCCGCTACCGCCGACCACGCCGCCGAAGGTGGCGCCGCCGGCCATGCGACCGCCCCCGATGCAGCCCCCGCCGGCCGTCGCTGCTGCCCCTGCGCCACCGCCGCCCCCGCCGATGCCGGCCGGGCctgtgccgccgccgccgcccccgaTGATGCCGTCGCTCAAGCCGCCCGCCCCGGCCATtcccggcggcggcggctcgGATGAGGGTGGCGATGCCCGCTCCGCCCTGCTCGACAGCATACGCAAGGGCACTACGCTCAAGGTAAGTGGCCGGCGTGCCCGGTTTGTCACactaaacttttttttgttttgtctaatTGGTCCGTTTTTGTGTGActttttgtttggtgctgTTTTAACTATCTCTCCTTCATTTTGGTCGATCAAATGTCtaacaacatttttcttcttttcctctggtgtgtgtgcgtgcagaAGGTGGACCAAAGCGCACACAGCAGTACCGGCAGCGGCGACATGCGGAACGATTTGATGACGGAGATACAGCAGGGCTTCCAGCTGCGCCCG
The Anopheles arabiensis isolate DONGOLA chromosome X, AaraD3, whole genome shotgun sequence DNA segment above includes these coding regions:
- the LOC120905821 gene encoding neural Wiskott-Aldrich syndrome protein isoform X1, translating into MKQPAGGENAVDRNSSSASKANRPSTLLTNDENDQLFRLLGRRCQSLSTAVVQLYTTQSPAHASWVKRCTGALCFIKDNIRKSYYFRLYCLKANQMVWEQELYEKIEVTQPKPYLITFEGQDGIVAFNFATEDEAAAVMNTTLTTIHNRNRRRDERIKRNNTRKDPPPARPPPLQTIPGGGTGSNIPDADLGVTYRNKQPFASPFSGPAVPPMQQGAQPLAAVAPSLGSALHQKPRKVKGMGKLQKSDIGSPSNFKHVTHVGWDPHSGFDLIGAQESLKPFLEKAGVGDQHLKDRDTCAFIYDFIQTNNVLDTVKSEQSSGRKQKPPAPPPVPVRTTTTSTTTTTPHTEAPPPETPPCSSSPSHHQHHSPDHQHHHPQQHPPPPSVPGGNHHHQNGQTRNPPPPPPHRTLPPLPPTTPPKVAPPAMRPPPMQPPPAVAAAPAPPPPPPMPAGPVPPPPPPMMPSLKPPAPAIPGGGGSDEGGDARSALLDSIRKGTTLKKVDQSAHSSTGSGDMRNDLMTEIQQGFQLRPVANRELNAERNSGGAGGGGGAGGSGDVGTDALADALRRALAERGRVIRPSDEDDSDSNSNNTDWED
- the LOC120905821 gene encoding neural Wiskott-Aldrich syndrome protein isoform X2, which translates into the protein MKQPAGGENAVDRNSSSASKANRPSTLLTNDENDQLFRLLGRRCQSLSTAVVQLYTTQSPAHASWVKRCTGALCFIKDNIRKSYYFRLYCLKANQMVWEQELYEKIEVTQPKPYLITFEGQDGIVAFNFATEDEAAAVMNTTLTTIHNRNRRRDERIKRNNTRKDPPPARPPPLQTIPGGGTGSNIPDADLGVTYRNKQPFASPFSGPAVPPMQQGAQPLAAVAPSLGSALHQKPRKVKGMGKLQKSDIGSPSNFKHVTHVGWDPHSGFDLIGAQESLKPFLEKAGVGDQHLKDRDTCAFIYDFIQTNNVLDTVKSEQSSGRKQKPPAPPPVPHPPPPSVPGGNHHHQNGQTRNPPPPPPHRTLPPLPPTTPPKVAPPAMRPPPMQPPPAVAAAPAPPPPPPMPAGPVPPPPPPMMPSLKPPAPAIPGGGGSDEGGDARSALLDSIRKGTTLKKVDQSAHSSTGSGDMRNDLMTEIQQGFQLRPVANRELNAERNSGGAGGGGGAGGSGDVGTDALADALRRALAERGRVIRPSDEDDSDSNSNNTDWED